TTGCTTTCTCTGGTTTTATCCTCCCAAGTATTTCACTCAGTCCATACCTATCCCACAACTTTTTGTATATCCTCCAGCCCCAGTTAAGAATTTCTGCATCTTTTAGTTTTTCAACCTCTACCATGTCAGCATTTAATATTTCATTGAGCCTTCTTACAAATCTTTTCATTCCAGCTGAGCCTCTTAATACATCAAGTCTTCCCATGTTGAATAATACTTCGTGTTTTACTTTGCCAGCTTCCCTGTATGAGCGGACTATCTGGACATACTGGCGATTTTTTGAACCTGTTATTTTGATGAACATGGAGATATAATACCACTGTTAAATGAATTTGTCAAGATAAAATTGAACAAATTTATAAAAAAGTTGCCACTACACTTTTTGAAAGTAAAAAATTAGAATGTAGATTTTTCAACGGTTTACAGCGATAAAATCGCAAAAATTAGCCTCCAACTGACAAAGTCAGGTATAATATAATCACTAGGCTTAATGAAGCAATTAAAGGAGTTAAAGTGTGAGAGAAAACATTTTAAAAAGAATAGTAAGACTTATGCCTGATGGAGTTTTTGCCATTGATTTATCTGGAAAGGTAGTTGTCTGGAACAGAGCTATTGAGGAGATGACAGGTATTGATGAAAAAGACATGCTCGGAAAGGGCAATTTTGAGTATGCAAACCCTTTTTATGGATTTCGGAGACCCATGCTAGTTGATTATATTTTAAATCCTCAGATGAGCTATCCAGAGCCTTTGAACAAGAAAGAAGGCTTGATTGAAATAGAGACCTTTCTTCCAGAGCTTTACGGAGGCAGAGGTGCATGGGTAAGAATGTCCGCTTTCTGTGTAGTTGATGAAGCCTGTGACATAATTGGTGCTGTTCAGATTGTAAGAGACATTACTCCACGGAAAAAGGCTGAAATTGAGTTAAAAAAGCTTTTTAATGTTATTGAATATTCTCCTGTAGGTGTTGCAATTTTAGAGTTTTCAGGAAAAATCACTTACTGCAATGAATCTTTTTTAAAATATACTGGATATCAAAGGGCAGTAGATAAAAACATCTTTGAGATATTTCCACAGATATCCCTATACGAAATTCACAATAGCTATTTAAAAGAGATTAAATTTGGAGGAAAAATTTTTCGTTTAAGAGGAATAAGACTTGAAGAAGAAAATGGATATGCCATATTCTTAACAGATATAACAGAACTGAGAAAATACGAGGAACAAATAATAA
The nucleotide sequence above comes from Thermodesulfovibrio aggregans. Encoded proteins:
- a CDS encoding PAS domain-containing sensor histidine kinase; translation: MRENILKRIVRLMPDGVFAIDLSGKVVVWNRAIEEMTGIDEKDMLGKGNFEYANPFYGFRRPMLVDYILNPQMSYPEPLNKKEGLIEIETFLPELYGGRGAWVRMSAFCVVDEACDIIGAVQIVRDITPRKKAEIELKKLFNVIEYSPVGVAILEFSGKITYCNESFLKYTGYQRAVDKNIFEIFPQISLYEIHNSYLKEIKFGGKIFRLRGIRLEEENGYAIFLTDITELRKYEEQIIISHKMESVRRLTSSYAHEIKNMLTGIKGFAQLALQTENTEQAKSYMEKLLSIVESVLMNIKEILGFGREIGKNPEILDLKEVIKNIVILLKASLKEKINLVLEFEERPLTVFADRTDIEKIITNLVLNAQDAMPEGGDIRIEAKLKNIPDKFVSLTGKKEFAKNYICLSVEDTGTGIDEETKEKIFEPFFTTKGEKGSGLGLTTVYHIVQMLNGFIFVESEPGKGTKFEIYIPLKQ